CGGCGTGGCCGAGCCCGACCGCGAGCGCATCTTCGAACCCTTCTTCCGCGGTGAACGCCAGCCCAGCGGCGCTGTGCGCGGCACCGGCATCGGCCTGTCCATCGTGCACGAGTACATTCTGGCCCACGGCGGTCGCATCGCGTTGCTGCCCCAGCGCCAGGGCGCCCACTTCCGTATCGAGTTGCCCCATGCCCAATGACCTGTCACCCACGCCGAACCGCCTGACGCGCGCCGGCTACTGCGGTTTCGCCGCCGTCCTCGCTTTCTGGCTGGGCGCCTGCAGCACCGCGCCGGCCGCGCCCGAATCCGCGCAGCCGCGCGGGGACACGCCGGCCACCGTCCAGCCGCCACCGGCCCCGGCCACCCCACCCACCAAGCCCACCGTCACGCCGCTGCAGGCTTCGCCGGCAGCGCCGCCCGTGGTACTCAACGCCGAAACGCCATCCGCGCCCGACCTGGTCAGTGCCCTGCTGAGCTATGCCGATCGCCTGCAGGCGCTCAGCCCGAGCGACCTCGCCGCGGAGATCGTCGTGCAGGGCGACCCCGGCACGGTGCCGCTGCGCCAGATGCAGCTGGCACTGGCGCTCACCCACCTGCGCCAGCCGGCCGAAACCGCGCGCGCGCTGGGCCTGCTGCAGCGCGTGATCGGCCACACCGGCCCGGAGAGCCTGCCGCTCAAGCCGCTGGCACGCGTGCTGGCCAACCGCCTGATGGACCAGCGCAAGCTGGAAGAGAACGTGGACCGCCAGGCCCAGCAGCTGCGCGAGAGCCAGCGCCGCATCGACCAGCTCAACGAACGCCTGGAGGCCATGCGCGCCATCGAACGCAGCCTCACCACCCGCCCACCGGCCACGCCGCGCCCGAACGCACCATGAGCGAACGCACCGCCACGCCACGCGCGCGCCTGCTGGTCGTCGACGACGACGCCGACATGCTGCGCCTGCTGGCCATGCGGCTGGGCTCGGCGGGCTACCAGGTCACATCGGTGGGCTCGGCCGAAGCCGCGCTGGCGCAGCTCGACATCGAACGCCCGCAACTCGTGCTCTCCGACGTGCGCCTGCCCGGGCGCGACGGCCTGGCCCTGTTCGACGAGATCCGCGCGCGCCACCCCTCGCTGCCCGTCATCCTGCTGACCGCGCACGGCACCATTCCCGACGCGGTCGAGGCCACGGCGCGCGGCGTTTTCACCTACCTCACCAAGCCCTACGACGCCAAGGAACTGCTCGAGAAAATCGCCCAGGCCCTGGCGCTGAGCGCGCCCGCGCACCCGAACACCCAGGTCGACGAAGCCTGGCGAAGCGAGATCGTGAGCCGCTCCAACCGCATGGCCGATCTGCTGGCCGAGGCCCGCATGGTGGCGCAGTCCGACGCCAGCGTGCTGCTGCGCGGCGACTCGGGCACCGGCAAGGAAATGCTGGCGCGCGCGATCCACAAGGCCAGCGCGCGCGCCAGCCGCCCCTTCATTGCGGTGAACTGCGGCGCGATTCCGGAAGCCCTGCTCGAATCCGAACTGTTCGGCCATATGAAAGGCGCCTTCACAGACGCCGTGGCCAACCACAAGGGCCTGTTCCAGGCGGCCGATGGCGGCACGCTGCTGCTCGACGAAATCGGGGACATGCCGCCGGCCCTGCAGGTCAAGTTGCTGCGCGTGCTTCAGGAACGGGCGGTGCGCCCGCTGGGGTCGAGCCAGTCGGTGCCGGTGGACGTGCGCATCGTCTCGGCCACCCACCGCGACCTGGAAGACGCCATGGCCGCCGCGCAGTTCCGCGAAGACCTGTACTACCGCCTCAACGTCGTCACGCTCACCCTGCCCACCCTCGCGGAGCGGCGCGAGGACATCGCCCTGCTGGCCAACCATTTCCTGGCCAAGCTGGCCGCCAAATACGGCAAGCGCAGCTCGGGCTTTGCGCCCGAGGCGCTCAAGGCGCTGACCATGGCGCCCTGGCCGGGCAACGTGCGACAGCTCTACAACGTGGTCGAACAGGTCTGCGCGCTCTCGACCACCCCCCTGGTCTCCCTGGCGCTGGTGCAGCGGGCCTTGCGCACGCCCTCGGTGGAAGTGCTGAGCTTTGCGGACGCCAAGCAGCGTTTCGAACGCGAGTACCTGGTCGACCTGCTCAAGATGACCGATGGCAACGTGGCCGACGCAGCCCGTCTGGCCCAGCGCAACCGCACCGAGTTCTACCGCCTGCTGCAGAAGCACGCGCTCACGCCCGGTCTGTTCAAAAGCGACGCTGTCGCCGATGAGTGACAGCCCCAAGTGCTTGTTTCTCCTAGGGTTTTCCAGAAGACACCGCAGGCCTGTCGCTGTTTGGCGACAAAAACCGCCGATTTCCGGCCATTCCACGACGGACACGGCCTCCCATACATCTTGAAACCGGAAAGATCGTTGATCTAGAAGGGTTTTTTTGGGTTGGCACAGGGTTTGCCCTAATAAGGCATGCCCATCAAGATCCGCCCATTTTTCAGCCGCCAGCGCCTGCGCGCCTGGACCGTGCTGGGCGCGCTGACGGGTGCCCTGTGCGGGGCGTCGGCGCAATCGCAGCGCATGGACTGGGACACGCTCACCCAGCAGGCGCGAACCCTCGCCCAGGCCCCTTACCGCGCAAACAGCGACAAGCTGCCCGACGCACTCGCCAAGATCACCTACGACCAGTTGCGCGACATCCGGTTCAACACCGACCTGTCGCTCTGGCGCTCGGCCCACCTGCCTTTTGAAGCCCAGTTCTTCCACCTCGGCCTGTACCAGACCGAGCCGGTGCGCCTGCACGAACTGCTGCCCGATGGCCGGGTGAACCACCTGCCCTACCGCAGCGCAGAGTTCAATTACG
The sequence above is a segment of the Hydrogenophaga sp. BPS33 genome. Coding sequences within it:
- a CDS encoding sigma 54-interacting transcriptional regulator; translated protein: MSERTATPRARLLVVDDDADMLRLLAMRLGSAGYQVTSVGSAEAALAQLDIERPQLVLSDVRLPGRDGLALFDEIRARHPSLPVILLTAHGTIPDAVEATARGVFTYLTKPYDAKELLEKIAQALALSAPAHPNTQVDEAWRSEIVSRSNRMADLLAEARMVAQSDASVLLRGDSGTGKEMLARAIHKASARASRPFIAVNCGAIPEALLESELFGHMKGAFTDAVANHKGLFQAADGGTLLLDEIGDMPPALQVKLLRVLQERAVRPLGSSQSVPVDVRIVSATHRDLEDAMAAAQFREDLYYRLNVVTLTLPTLAERREDIALLANHFLAKLAAKYGKRSSGFAPEALKALTMAPWPGNVRQLYNVVEQVCALSTTPLVSLALVQRALRTPSVEVLSFADAKQRFEREYLVDLLKMTDGNVADAARLAQRNRTEFYRLLQKHALTPGLFKSDAVADE